Genomic segment of Paenibacillaceae bacterium GAS479:
TTTCATAACATCCTCCTCAGAACCGTTCCGTCTTGTACCATCTTGCTTCCCGTCGGAGAATGGCATCGCGGATGAATTGATAAAACCCGTTGACAGCAACGATCAGCCACAACTGGCAATAGGTGAAATACATAATTGCGACCAGCCCGATATTACGCGGCCGACTCTGACCCTTTTCCATGCTGAGAGCAATCGCCATTTCCAGTACAAACACGAGAAAAGCCATCATCCAGAGCAACACGGTGTTGCCGGCGATGTTGTACTCGATCAGTCCTAGAATGCCGAGAATGAAGATCGCATCGGAGAGCACCGCTGAGCTGAGAAAGAGGAAATAGACGGAGCAGAAATAGATTAAGTCAAAGCGGATATACTTGGATTCGCGGGAAAAAAGCAGTCGGATGTTTTTTAACAGCACATAAACATTGCCCTTCACCCAGCGGCTGCGCTGCTTCATCCAGACAGGAATCGTCTCCGGCTCTTGCTCCCAGGTGACCGACAGCGGCATGTACTGGATCTTGTAGCCAAAGCGGTAAATCCGGAAGCTGATCTCGGTATCCTCGGCAATCGCCCGTGTATCCCATCCTCCCATACGCTCGATCAGGCTGCGGCGCACGACAAAGTTGGTACCCGGAATCGTGCATAGCCCGAACAGCTGCCAGCGGCCGGCCTGTACCATCCATTGAAAGCCCAACGTCTCGATATTGATGAAACGTGTGAGCCAGTTTTTGCTGCTGTTGCGAGTGCGGAACTTGCCGATGACCGCTCCAAGACGATCGTTGCGACATAATGTATGAACCAAAATTTTCAGCGCGGAGCGCTCCGGTGTATTGTCAGCGTCATAAACGGCCAAAATCTCACCTTTGCTTATCGCATAACCATTGTTGAGCGCCCCGGACTTGCCTTTGCCGCCTGTGATAGCGTCAGTCGTCAGGACACGAAGATTAATATCCGGGCGGCTAAGCTGCAGCTCGGTCAGAATTTCGCCCGTACCATCGCTGGAATTGTCGTTGATGACGATAATTTCCAGCTTGTCCGAAGGATAATCAAGCTGCATGATGGCGCTGACGGTTTGCCCGATTACTTTTTCCTCGTTGTGAGCCGGAATTAGCACCGATACCGATGGATACTCCTCCAACGGCTCTTCCACTCTCATGGTCAATGTTTTCAGATAATACCTGTAGCCGCCAAAAGTCAGCACAATATTGATCAGCAGCATGAGCCAAATACAGATCATGCAGTATAAAAATAAGTAGTCCACGAGGCCAAGCTGCTGCTCCATCGGTTCACCTCATATGTTTTCTGCGATTGATTTGGCGACCGACGACAAAAGCCGCGACGAAAAAGCTTACAACAAGCACGGATATGACAAACAACACCGACATCGTCGTCTTGATGCCTTTGTTGAAGACGGTCAGGCCGTCGTCGGACGCCCCATTCGGCTGCTCCGGCGACGGGGCGGGTTGCTCTGGCACAGGCGGAGGCTGCCAAACAGCGGGAGCACCGTTAAGGCTAAGCGCTCCTTGATGGCGGACAAGCTGCCCTCCATCCCATGACATGGAGCTATCGGCATAAGCCGGATCGGCGAAGGCAGCGCCAGCTCGCAGCTCAGCCTCCACCGCCTGCTGGAACGATTTCAGAGGAAGGGAAGCATCAATTGCCGTCACTCGTGAAGAAGCTGCCGGCAGCAGGTTGCCGCCGAGCGTAGCCGCTTCCTCAGCAAGCGGAACATAATTCCCCCGCCACCTTGCGCCAGACTCCGTATCACGCGAATAACCCTTCCATTCGGAATTCTCGACGAATAGGTCGCTATGTTTCAATACGTCATTCCAATCAGCATCGAATATCAGATCAGGCGGGCCGGATAAGCCAGCTGGATAAACACCTTGCTGCACATAGGAGATCCAGGCTCGTCCGGTCAGTTGCTCCGGCTCTGTGCTGTCCGTAACACCGCTCACCTCGAACCCTGACTCGAACGCCTCCCATTCATCAGGAGCATTCCAGCCGCCAAGAGTGCCGAGCAGCGCAACTCCTCCATACCCTTGAAGCTCCCGGAGCACCTCGAAATAGCCTGTCATTGATTTCATATCCGTATTAACAAAGATCGGCCGCAGCTCCATCCAGAACGGGAATCCGCGATCACGAAGCCACTCGCCCTTGCGGACGAGCTCCTCTCTGTCAAGAAAGGGACTGATCCCGGTCAGGATCAAATAAGCTGGTGCCACCTTCCCTGAATCATCCAGCATGCTGCTCAGTTGCTCGGCTGCGCCGGCAAGGCCGCCCTCCGAAGAGAGCAGCTTCAGCCGCTGGCTGCCCTCTTCCATACCCGCCGTCATCTCCTGCACAAAAGATTCCTCGGCCCCGCCTGCCGCAACGACCAGATCCGCTTCTCGTAACTGCTGCTCACTCTGATCGCCGCCTCGGACCAAGCTTACCGACTGGTACGTGCCGCGCAGCATCCGGTAAAGCTCCATCAGCCGCTCCCGGCCTTCCTGGCTGTGCCATTCCTTCCCGTAAACGAGCAGCGCTGAGCTGCTAGCGTCTGGGCTCTTGGAAACCGCGTCTCCAGCAACGGAGCCGGGGTCAGCATTGCTGCCGGATTCGTTCGAACTGTTCGAGATTGCGCCCCTGGCGACCGAGCCAGGGCCAGCATTGCCGCCGGAATCCGGCGAAGCGGCGTCCGGCTTAATGACGGAAAAGGCGGCTGCCGGGGCTGCCGTCGCTAGCAGTAAACCGC
This window contains:
- a CDS encoding Glycosyltransferase, catalytic subunit of cellulose synthase and poly-beta-1,6-N-acetylglucosamine synthase, which codes for MEQQLGLVDYLFLYCMICIWLMLLINIVLTFGGYRYYLKTLTMRVEEPLEEYPSVSVLIPAHNEEKVIGQTVSAIMQLDYPSDKLEIIVINDNSSDGTGEILTELQLSRPDINLRVLTTDAITGGKGKSGALNNGYAISKGEILAVYDADNTPERSALKILVHTLCRNDRLGAVIGKFRTRNSSKNWLTRFINIETLGFQWMVQAGRWQLFGLCTIPGTNFVVRRSLIERMGGWDTRAIAEDTEISFRIYRFGYKIQYMPLSVTWEQEPETIPVWMKQRSRWVKGNVYVLLKNIRLLFSRESKYIRFDLIYFCSVYFLFLSSAVLSDAIFILGILGLIEYNIAGNTVLLWMMAFLVFVLEMAIALSMEKGQSRPRNIGLVAIMYFTYCQLWLIVAVNGFYQFIRDAILRREARWYKTERF